From Onychostoma macrolepis isolate SWU-2019 chromosome 05, ASM1243209v1, whole genome shotgun sequence:
aggtttagaatgacatgagggtgagtaaatgatgacagaatttgtgtgaactgtccctttaagatgaTGATCAGGCGTACCTCTACACAGGGATTTATATCCCACCCAGCAGCAGTCTGAATCTCCACAGTTGTCTCTCTTCAGCTCCATGTGTCTGCCTTTACAGCCTCCCAAACAAAGGGGGGCTGTCCCAGACCAGTAAGTGTCCGCCAGTTCATCCTCCTGTTCCACCTCTAGAAGACCTGAATAACACAGTGCAGTCTTCAGAGCTCAAATTCATGCATCTTTTATCAGTTTTCAGTGTGCAATATTTCCAACATTTTGTCAGTTTGCAAAAGCAATCTTGATGCTTTGTTTAGATATtttgttcattcataaattaatcAAGTGCTTCTCTTACCGCTTCCTAGACCTTCCTCCACAGCTGTTCTTTCAGTAAATACAGTTATAGGCACTTGAGTGAACACCCCTTCCAAGGACCCcagaagcagcagcagaagAGCTCCTAGTTTCATGTCGTTTTAATGGCAGGAATTCTTTTCCAATACAGTAGTCTATATCCCTTCAGTTCTCCTCTTTTGAATGTCTTACACTCATTTTCTAATCAGCAATTCCTTGTTCTGTTGTCTCATATTGTAGAAGTCATAATTATGTGAATAACATAGAAAAACAATTTCATTAGGATCTGTATTCTTTAAAGGCTATTTTCAAGAACCTGTTTTCCTGCAGAGAGACAGAGCGAGACAGATGGAAAGAAAGGGGAAGTGTTGCATCTTAGCTTACACTAAGCCCTTAACGCAAACTAATCTCTTAAATTCGACTAACACACCAGCTAATATCACTagagcagagagaaagagattacAGAGAAAGGGAGAGAGCCATGGGAAGTCTAAATTGCAGTTTAGCTTAACTTTCAGTTGCGCCGATTGTAAATTTCATGATTCTCACATTTAACAATGTTAGAGATTAATCTAGTCCGATTCGCTTCCCTAAGCAGAGTGTCTAGTGTGCCTGAGAACTGTAATTACTGTAACGACACAGATCTGTGAAAAGCGTTCAAACACTGACCTCTGACTGTCGCAGTAATGCATAAACTTCTGCCTAACCCAGCACAACCTGCCTGCTGACTCCTGTCCTGAGAGATTCAAACAAACAGGACTTACAAGTACTGTTCTTACAGTCACACACAAGATCACAGGACAAAGTGGATTACTCCCAGAACACACAAGCTTTCATTTTTCACATACACAGGAATATATACAGCATATATGCACGCTAATGATCGAAGTTTGGGGTTGATAagattttttgtgtgtttttgaaaggagagtcttgctcaccaaggctgcatttatttgatcaaaaacagtaatattgtgaaagttacaatttaaagtaactattttaatattattttaaaatgtaattcattcatgtgatggcacaacaacaacaaaaaaaacctttctgACTTTGAatggcaagaaaaaaaaattccgtttacaagcaaaatatttaaattagagaagaacaaaacaaaaaggacaaaaatgtactgaaatgactgtttatttaaaacaaaattatgtcAATTAGTATAGTCAGTTTGCCCTAAATTAATTCTCTTCTCAATAAgattattaattattagaaCTCAATGGCAAATAAAAGTCCTAAGGAAAAGGTGTAtcttaaaatttatatatatattttttaaaaaaagagaatttatttgatctaCTTTTCACTTTGAAACAACAGCAGTAGGAATTGGAATGGGCCTTTCTGCACAACAGAACTGATCTCAATATAAagtagaaaaataaattaaatgggAATGGTGTTTCAAATTGCAGAAGCACTTCCAATTCAACTTTAAATCAGAAGCACACTGTATAAAACTATACACTGTAAAGAGTTCTGCACAGAGATCTGTCCGTCTTCCTTCACATTAAGTCTGAACCTGTCAAAGAAAGCTGATTAAACTGTTCAGCAGGATTAAACATTTCCGTTCCCCATTACcctcttctctctctcactgactCACAaacgtgcgcacacacacagagtcaaatttaaagggatagttcagcccaGAATGAAAATAGCgtaatatttttaatcttaTTCTAACCCTGCAGTGTCCTTCTTTCAAGAAACACAATAAGAGATCCTgcatgtgtgtgcttgtgtttttccTATAAGGAAACTGACTTACTTTTCCCAAGTTCCAAACGGGAAAATAACACTTACAACATACGTAAAGTCATATGAACTACATTTAATATACTTTCTTGgtgttttttgtctgttttggaGCTTGGCAGTATAAATTATCATTAACGTTTGTTAAATAGAAAAAGACAAATCACACTGTGTTTGACATGTCATTTTGCGTTTTGTGACAAACAAAATAATCAGTCAGagagacatgagggtgagaaaatcaTAACAAAAAAAGGTCCTTTCTGAATGAACTATTCGTTTAAGCACATCCTCAGAGCTAACTTGTGATTCAGCTTTCTCTGTTCTGTTCAGTGCGATGTTCAAGGGGtttaatgatgacagaattctcacacacactctatTCCTGTTTTGGTCCCCTGTTAGTCTCCTAGTACTTTTTGTCACAAGAGTTAACTGGAATGTCCTAAAGTACCTTCTTATTGGCTGACACAGCAGTCTTAGGGTGTTCCAGTAATCAGAGGTGCAGTTAAACCACCTCCATGCCCAGCTGTTGGGCAGTGTCCTGTAGCTGATGCAATACGGCCCCCTCCCTTGTAGAGTCTGTTTCTGCAGAGGTGCCAGCTGTTAACACCAAGAACACACTTTCTGTATTTTCCTGTGTCCTACAGACATCCACTCCCTCCTTTCTTATTCCTGCCTCTGTATTTCCACCCATGGTGCTGAGGGGCCCCGTCTCCTCCAGTTCTTCACCGGGCTGGGCGTTCTGCTGGCTGGACTCACTGCTGTCCCCTTCTCCTTGTCGCTCCCGCATCAGCTGCTCTGTCAGCTCCACGCTCTCATAGCGGATTAGCTGCAGGCGCATGAAGCCATCTTCATGCTCTTTATACCTGAAAAAGATTGGTGAAAACCATAGTCAGGTTAGATGGGTTAGGTTTACTGTCCACTGGATACccacatcaaaataaatatggCATCTACTATGGTTACAACTATAGGTggttaacttaaaaaataaatgataaataaaataaacacaatgaatcaaaacttttatttctttaaactgatcaaaaggtTACCCAACACAAAAGATTTGTTTCAGATAAACTCTGTTCTTTTAAGCCtactcatcaaataatcctgaaaaagtaaccttttccacaaaaaaaattattaaccagcacaaatgtttaagcatattagaatgatttctgaaggatcatgtgacactgaagagtctGCTTTTCAGAgaaataaaatctattaaattcattttaaaatgtattaaaacagaaacGGTTTTAAACTGCACATTACAAAAATTACTGCTTTTGACTATTTTTAAACATcaaacttaaaaaacaaaacaaaaaaacaacctcACAAATCGGAATaatttgaacagtattgtaGGTTTCCACATACACCATCTAATGTTTATTGCACACAAGCCTAGCAAGAGCTTTCTGAAATCAAAAGCAAAGTCGGAGACTAGACTACAAGAAAGGAGGATGTCTTCATACCTAAACCTCGGGTGTCCTGACGGCCATTTGAACTGATGTTTCTTGCGTAAATGGGCAGTGAGGTTGTTCCCCCGGGTGAAGCACTGCTCACACACGTGACACTTATAGCGAGGAGTGTAATCTCCCTAAATGCAAAAcaacacattaacatttttagCTATTCTGAAGCTATGAGCTGAATATGAGTGCAAATGTAATGATGTAGAATTATATTCATTCTCTGATAaacattcagttttattttaattgctcACACTGTTCCAGACAATGCATTCTgccttttaatacatttattgtgGATTTATTGTGTTGCTGGCTGTATGAGAGAAGTTACATCTATAGAAGTTCCTTCATTAATTATTTCTAGATTAGATAGATCATTTTTATAGATCAAACCTAGGACCTTATCATTACATAAGTTCTTGTAATGATAAACAATTCTTACTTAAATTACAGGCTAAAAAACAAAAGTCTCATAGAAATGACATTTTCCTGTTTACATTTGTAATAAGGAAAAATTGGTAAAACAACATTAACAGTCCTAAACGTAACAgtgtaataattttatatattaccaTTTGCTTGaactcattttttatttgccatattaaaataaaataaagtaaaattggCTATGTCTTACTTTATTCTGTTGTAAGATAACACaataacacaaaagaagatattacataattttatattgATGTTTTCTTCTTACTGGCTCCTAATATGTAGATATGAATGTAGCTGGCATTTTCTGACTGGCTCACCTCATGAACACGTTTGTAGTGGTTCTTGATTGAGTAAAGTGAGCGAGTAGAGTAGTCACAGTCGGCGAAGTCACATCGATACGCTGGCTCACTGCTGTGAGTGTCTAAATGCTTCCGCAGGTCTATCAGGTTTTTACAGCTGAAAGCCAGACGAACACAAACAAACTGACAGATCATGCTCTGACAAACAGGTCTTAAATGGCAGACTTTAAAAGATTAGAAATATCCAGGGATTACGACTCACTGTCTTTGGTAATGAAGTGACCTCACCTGTACTCGCAGTAGTCACAGCTGTACGGCTTCTCGTTGGAATGACGAAATTTGATGTGGTTTCTCAGCGAGGATGGTGATGGGCAGGTCATATCACAAAGTGGACATTTATAATGGTTGACTTTGATCAGAGAACAGAGAAGAACATTATTAGGCAATAAAGGCCTGTGTGGTCCAATACAGCAGAACAAAGTACAACCATTACCACTCAACATACAAAAAGACCCATACCATGGTTCCTCATGTGATCTCTCAGCAGCCTCTCAGTGGCAAAACGTTTAGAGCAGTGAGAACACTGAAATCTTTGACCTACAGACACAATCGCACACAAACAAAAGGGTGCAATGAGCCATACTAATCAATCTAATCATTTTTTTGGTATGTTCAACTAAAGTATTCAAAGTGTCGAATTAATTCAATACAGAAGGTTTTCAGATTCCATTATTGCATTATGTGTACCACCTCAAACACAACTCTCTCACCTTCTATGGAGGTTTGCCGTCGAATGTGGTCAAAGAACTTTGTGTTGTTGGCAAACATTCCTCCACAGGTCGGACATGCCACCAGCTTTTCCTGTGTGTGGCTACGCATGTGCTCTCGCAACTTAAACCTGCCCTTGAAAGAGGCCTCGCAGTCTAGAAATAAGAAGGAAAAGTTAACATCTAAAAAATGTGCAGATGTTTAAAAGTTATTGAGCAAAGAAAACTTTCAGGAATATTCACACAACTACAATGCTTAGTATCTTCTGCCATGGGGTTCACTCTTATAGGTTGTACAAATATGGTCCAGAACAGACAAAACGGACAAATATTCAATTTAACAGCTTTAGCTTTAACATAAGGTAGCAGCACATTATGAAGTATAATAACTGATTATTATATTCTTTATGActctgtgtttatttcataGCTGACTTGCTGCATCTACTGAATAAACTGCTTCTTGACCAGGTGCCAAAAACCACTAGGgtgccattttttaaaaacattaaaaagctacaataatttattttagaattttttatttttttgaagagTTGGGGTTCccagtgaatatatatattttaaatgtataaccTTTGGATCTGGAAAAgtctttaaatattataatgaacatacatttttatatttatgcttCGCTCTAACACATTTCATCAGGTAGAAATTgtagaaagatttttttttttttttttaaatccttacCATTAATGCTTCTCCACTAAATTACAAATAACTAGAAAAATCAAAGGGCTTTCAAATATTGTTGTGGACAATGAAGGGGCCTTGAAGTTGTTTCTTACCTTTCCAGCCACAGAACAACACATTGTCTTCATTAGCCTCAAGACAATGGGCATGCATCTCCACATGTCTGTAGAACCACTCCGGATTATCCATAGACATCTGAATACAAACACACTTATCAGCTgagcactttatttttaaagcacgGCCTAACACAATACatataatagaataaaaactcTCCTACTTATTCTTCACACCTCAATAAACCTGATTTGACAAGCCACATACAGTAACACATAATCtacttaaaaaaaggaaaacacttGGGATTGCTTCCATACCTCACAGTGCTCCCAAAGACAAAGGAAGTTCTCTTGGACCTCAGGCACAATGTTGCGGTTATGGAGGCCGACCGAACAGGCACCCATGTCACTGTGGCCCTTGAGTATAGCAAGACCCCATTGCTTCAACTTGGTATGGTAGCAATGGAAGAACAGGTGTCTAAGAAGCTCTGCATTTCCTTCCACTGAGCAGAAGCCACAGTCTCTCCACAGACAGTTATGCTCCTCTTCTGTAAAACATGCAGGCAAGCTAAGTATTGATTATGGACCAGACCAATGGAGTCAGCGCCACAGGGACTCTGACTGCCAGAAACCTTGAGCTGAGACGCCTGCTATGGCTCAAAGTCAACAATCAACAATCTCACTGAACAGTGCATAAAAATGTGCCAGTGACTGTTGGTGCAATGTAGAATAGATGAAGAAATAAGAAATTGTATGTGTTACTAGCACAACCTCAGCACTGATAGTCCCCTTTAAAACACATAACAGAACTGactgtttatattgttatttattttgcaatgtaTGGTATGTTTATTCTTAAAATGGTATCTTTACTCATTTTTACACAATagctttacatctcacaattgcaaCAAGAGGAGGCTTTCAATataaagtattatttatattgagaaattttataaatattttgaattagcttttttcattatagaattttttaattacaaattcaATAGAAAAAGTCATTAGaagtagtccatatgactcATACTCTATGTTCCAAGTCAGTGTGAGACACCTGCAGTCACCTTGCATTTTCAATGCATGCAACagatattcttcaaaattttCCTATTGTGTTCCATAAAAAAAAGTTGGAACAAtatgatgttaaataaatgttaattttgggtgaattatccctttaagacaagAGAGAGAAGTAAATATATGCTTCCATTACAAGACACATCAACACTGGCACCTGAGACTTTCAAGGGTTGGACGCACCTGGTAAGTCTGTCTCACTGTCCACGGTAGCTTTATAATGTTTCTCCACGTGCTGGCAAAACTCCTGCATCCTGTCAAACGTCTCCTGACACGAGCCCCACTCACACGCCAGCTCCAGCTGCAGCTCCTCTCTGCGCAGGGCGCGTTTACCCGACGGGGGCATCCTGCAGCACTGAATGTAAAGCACAATGTGTGGTCCTCCGTCTTCTGAAACACATGCGAGATCTGACATGACTGTAAGTTTGTTCTGCACACCTCAGCTCGAGCTATCTGTCCATAGCTGCCAGTTTGCTTTTAAAGGCTTTAAACAACCACATTCACAATATGAACTGCGCCAAAATGATTACCTCCAACATATTACAACTTCTTAATGTACCAAATGTAAAGTTACAGCTAGTAACGTTAGTATTAAATCATAGACGAAGTTGTTACCTAGTATGACACATAGCTGGTTAGCAAAACAAAAAGGCAAGTTAACATTCTGCCTCCATTTTGTTGACTAGTGGCTTTTTAAAAGCTTCGGTTGAGAATAATTGAATGTGTTTTCATTCAAGGATATATCGCGAGGGAACGCGTCGGCAGTTGTTTAAAAAGACCGAAAAATAACTCACCTTTTGCGAATACTTCAAACATTTCCTTACTTTTTTTCCCATGAAATAACCAAACCAATCAGAATTCACCTTTGCGGCGTCGCGTTCAAACCTCAG
This genomic window contains:
- the hinfp gene encoding histone H4 transcription factor isoform X1; this translates as MFEVFAKEDGGPHIVLYIQCCRMPPSGKRALRREELQLELACEWGSCQETFDRMQEFCQHVEKHYKATVDSETDLPEEEHNCLWRDCGFCSVEGNAELLRHLFFHCYHTKLKQWGLAILKGHSDMGACSVGLHNRNIVPEVQENFLCLWEHCEMSMDNPEWFYRHVEMHAHCLEANEDNVLFCGWKDCEASFKGRFKLREHMRSHTQEKLVACPTCGGMFANNTKFFDHIRRQTSIEGQRFQCSHCSKRFATERLLRDHMRNHVNHYKCPLCDMTCPSPSSLRNHIKFRHSNEKPYSCDYCEYSCKNLIDLRKHLDTHSSEPAYRCDFADCDYSTRSLYSIKNHYKRVHEGDYTPRYKCHVCEQCFTRGNNLTAHLRKKHQFKWPSGHPRFRYKEHEDGFMRLQLIRYESVELTEQLMRERQGEGDSSESSQQNAQPGEELEETGPLSTMGGNTEAGIRKEGVDVCRTQENTESVFLVLTAGTSAETDSTREGAVLHQLQDTAQQLGMEVV
- the hinfp gene encoding histone H4 transcription factor isoform X3 → MGKKVRKCLKYSQKCCRMPPSGKRALRREELQLELACEWGSCQETFDRMQEFCQHVEKHYKATVDSETDLPEEEHNCLWRDCGFCSVEGNAELLRHLFFHCYHTKLKQWGLAILKGHSDMGACSVGLHNRNIVPEVQENFLCLWEHCEMSMDNPEWFYRHVEMHAHCLEANEDNVLFCGWKDCEASFKGRFKLREHMRSHTQEKLVACPTCGGMFANNTKFFDHIRRQTSIEGQRFQCSHCSKRFATERLLRDHMRNHVNHYKCPLCDMTCPSPSSLRNHIKFRHSNEKPYSCDYCEYSCKNLIDLRKHLDTHSSEPAYRCDFADCDYSTRSLYSIKNHYKRVHEGDYTPRYKCHVCEQCFTRGNNLTAHLRKKHQFKWPSGHPRFRYKEHEDGFMRLQLIRYESVELTEQLMRERQGEGDSSESSQQNAQPGEELEETGPLSTMGGNTEAGIRKEGVDVCRTQENTESVFLVLTAGTSAETDSTREGAVLHQLQDTAQQLGMEVV
- the hinfp gene encoding histone H4 transcription factor isoform X2, producing MFEVFAKDGGPHIVLYIQCCRMPPSGKRALRREELQLELACEWGSCQETFDRMQEFCQHVEKHYKATVDSETDLPEEEHNCLWRDCGFCSVEGNAELLRHLFFHCYHTKLKQWGLAILKGHSDMGACSVGLHNRNIVPEVQENFLCLWEHCEMSMDNPEWFYRHVEMHAHCLEANEDNVLFCGWKDCEASFKGRFKLREHMRSHTQEKLVACPTCGGMFANNTKFFDHIRRQTSIEGQRFQCSHCSKRFATERLLRDHMRNHVNHYKCPLCDMTCPSPSSLRNHIKFRHSNEKPYSCDYCEYSCKNLIDLRKHLDTHSSEPAYRCDFADCDYSTRSLYSIKNHYKRVHEGDYTPRYKCHVCEQCFTRGNNLTAHLRKKHQFKWPSGHPRFRYKEHEDGFMRLQLIRYESVELTEQLMRERQGEGDSSESSQQNAQPGEELEETGPLSTMGGNTEAGIRKEGVDVCRTQENTESVFLVLTAGTSAETDSTREGAVLHQLQDTAQQLGMEVV
- the hinfp gene encoding histone H4 transcription factor isoform X4, which codes for MPPSGKRALRREELQLELACEWGSCQETFDRMQEFCQHVEKHYKATVDSETDLPEEEHNCLWRDCGFCSVEGNAELLRHLFFHCYHTKLKQWGLAILKGHSDMGACSVGLHNRNIVPEVQENFLCLWEHCEMSMDNPEWFYRHVEMHAHCLEANEDNVLFCGWKDCEASFKGRFKLREHMRSHTQEKLVACPTCGGMFANNTKFFDHIRRQTSIEGQRFQCSHCSKRFATERLLRDHMRNHVNHYKCPLCDMTCPSPSSLRNHIKFRHSNEKPYSCDYCEYSCKNLIDLRKHLDTHSSEPAYRCDFADCDYSTRSLYSIKNHYKRVHEGDYTPRYKCHVCEQCFTRGNNLTAHLRKKHQFKWPSGHPRFRYKEHEDGFMRLQLIRYESVELTEQLMRERQGEGDSSESSQQNAQPGEELEETGPLSTMGGNTEAGIRKEGVDVCRTQENTESVFLVLTAGTSAETDSTREGAVLHQLQDTAQQLGMEVV